A single genomic interval of Juglans regia cultivar Chandler chromosome 1, Walnut 2.0, whole genome shotgun sequence harbors:
- the LOC108996029 gene encoding auxin-induced protein AUX28-like, with translation MEVESEKVKVKMKMGFEETELRLGLPGNTEGEVVRKRGFSETESTTTMDLNLKLSSKEVEMDLNEKSKTLQKENLLTADPAKHPAKAQVVGWPPVRSFRKNMLEKTSGNAAFVKVSMDGAPYLRKVDLKMYKSYKELSDALGKMFSSFTIGNCGSQGMKDFMNESKLMDLLNSSDCVPTYEDKDGDWMLVGDVPWEMFVESCKRLRIMKGKEAIGLAPRAMEKCRNRS, from the exons ATGGAAGTTGAGTCAGAGAAGGTGAAGGTGAAGATGAAGATGGGCTTCGAGGAGACTGAGCTGAGGCTCGGGTTGCCAGGAAATACTGAAGGAGAGGTGGTTAGGAAGAGAGGGTTCTCTGAGACTGAGAGTACTACAACTATGGATTTGAATCTTAAACTTTCTTCCAAGGAGGTGGAGATGGATCTGAATGAGAAGTCGAAGACGCTGCAGAAGGAGAACCTTCTCACAGCTGATCCAGCAAAGCATCCTGCTAA GGCACAAGTTGTGGGTTGGCCACCAGTCCGATCATTCCGAAAGAACATGTTAGAGAAGACAAGTGGCAATGCAGCGTTTGTGAAGGTTAGCATGGATGGTGCACCTTATCTTCGTAAGGTAGACTTAAAGATGTACAAAAGTTACAAAGAGCTCTCGGATGCCTTAGGAAAAATGTTCAGTTCCTTCACTATTG GTAATTGTGGATCCCAAGGAATGAAGGATTTCATGAATGAGAGCAAGTTGATGGATCTTCTCAACAGTTCTGACTGTGTTCCAACGTATGAAGACAAGGACGGTGACTGGATGCTCGTTGGTGATGTCCCGTGGGA GATGTTTGTTGAGTCATGCAAGCGTCTGCGCATCATGAAGGGAAAGGAGGCGATTGGACTCg CGCCAAGAGCCATGGAGAAATGCAGGAACAGAAGCTAA